The following is a genomic window from Micromonospora cathayae.
CAGGTGCCGTTGGTGGAACCCAGGTCGTTCAGGGTCACCACGTCGCCGGCCAGTCGGACCACCGCGTGCCGGCGGCTCAGATGCGGGTCGTCGAGGACGATGTCCGCGGTCGGCGCACGGCCGACGACCAGCGCCCCGGCCCGTAGCCGGAAGCGGGCCCCGCGCATCGCTCCACCTGCCACCGTCAGCACTGGCAGCAGTTCCGGGTGTTCCTCCATGGACAGTCCGCCCCTCCACCCCACCGGTCCCCGCCGCGTCAGCCTGCCACCGATCGGCCATCGCTCCCACCACCGGCCGGTCAACTCGTCGTCAACGGCCGGTTAACTCACGTTCACCGATTCGGCGGACCTCGGCCGAGGCACACACCGATCGGGGCCGGCACCATGCCGGGCCGGCCGGGAACCCCCGTTCCCGGTACACCCGGGAACGACCATCGACGGAGGCGAACACGCTGCGCTGTAGCAGCACTCGCAGAACGTGACCCTACCGGCCGGTAAACCCCAGGTCTAGACTTCCCGCCATGACGGTAGCGAACGCCCCGGGCACCCCGGTCGTCGACGGCGGCCACCTGGTCTCGACCAGCCCGGCGACCGGCGACGAGGTGGGTCGCCTGCCGGTGGCCGCCACCGCCGACGTACGCGCCGCGGTGCAGCGGGCCCGGACGGCCGGTGACTGGTGGGCGGGGCTCGGCTTCGACGGTCGCCGGGCCCGGCTGCTGCGCTGGCGGGCGCTGCTCGCCCAGCGCGTCGAGCAGCTCGCCGAGCTGATCCACGCCGAGGGCGGCAAGCCGGTCGCCGACGCGGTCGTCGAGGTGGTCACCGCGATCGAGCACATCGACTGGGCGGCCCGTAACGCCGCGCGGGTGCTCGGGCCGCGCCGGGTCCGGTCCCGGCTGATCCTCGCCGAGTTCTCCGGCCACCTGGAGTACCAGCCGTACGGTGTGGTCGGGGTGATCGGCCCGTGGAACTATCCCGTCTTCACCCCGGTCGGTTCGGCCGCGTACGCGCTGGCCGCCGGGAACGCGGTGGTGTTCAAGCCGAGCGAGTACACCCCGGTGGCCGGACAGTGGCTGGTGGACAGTTTCGCCGAGGTGGTCGACGAGCAGCCGGTGTTCACCGCCGTGCACGGGCTCGGCGACGTGGGCGCGGCGCTGTGCCGGTCCGGGGTGGACAAGCTGGCGTTCACCGGCTCGACCGCCACCGCGAAGAAGGTGATGGCCGCCTGCGCCGAGTCGCTCACCCCGGTGCTGCTGGAGGCGGGCGGCAAGGACGCCATGATCGTCGACAGTGACGCCGACCTGGACGCGGCGGCCGAGGCGGCGGTCTGGGGCGGGCTGACCAACGCCGGGCAGACCTGCATCGGCATCGAGCGGGTCTACGCGGTCGAGCCGGTCTTCGACGCGTTCGTGGCGAAGGTGGTGGAGCGGGCCGGCCGGCTGACCGTCGGGGCCGACGGGGCGGACATCGGCCCGATCACCATGCCGTCGCAGGTCGACGTGATCCGCCGGCACATCGACGACGCGGTGGCCCGGGGCGGCCGGGCGGTGCTCGGTGGCCCGGACGCCGTCGCGCCGCCGTACGTGCACCCGACCGTGCTGGTGGACGTGCCGGAGGAGTCGGCCGCCGTCCGGGAGGAGACCTTCGGTCCGACGCTGACGATCAACCGGGTGCGCGACGCCGACGAGGCGGTGGCCCGCGCCAACGCCGTCCCGTACGGGCTGGGTGGTGCGGTCTTCGGGCGGCGTCGGGCGGCGTCGGTCGCGCGGCGGCTGCGCTCCGGGATGGCCTCGATCAACTCCACGCTCACCTTCGCCGGCATGTCGACGCTGCCGTTCGGTGGGGTCGGCGAGTCGGGCTTCGGCCGGATCCACGGCGAGGACGGCCTGCGCGAGTTCGGCCGACCCAAGGCGGTCACCCGGCGGCGCGGCCCGTCCCTGCTGCCCTCGATGACCTTCGAGCGGACGCCGAAGGACGTCGCCCGGCTGGTCAAGGCGATCAAGGTGCTGTACGGCCGCTGACGTTCCCGGCCCGACCCGCCGGCTGGCCCGGGACAGGGCCCGCCGCG
Proteins encoded in this region:
- a CDS encoding aldehyde dehydrogenase family protein, with protein sequence MTVANAPGTPVVDGGHLVSTSPATGDEVGRLPVAATADVRAAVQRARTAGDWWAGLGFDGRRARLLRWRALLAQRVEQLAELIHAEGGKPVADAVVEVVTAIEHIDWAARNAARVLGPRRVRSRLILAEFSGHLEYQPYGVVGVIGPWNYPVFTPVGSAAYALAAGNAVVFKPSEYTPVAGQWLVDSFAEVVDEQPVFTAVHGLGDVGAALCRSGVDKLAFTGSTATAKKVMAACAESLTPVLLEAGGKDAMIVDSDADLDAAAEAAVWGGLTNAGQTCIGIERVYAVEPVFDAFVAKVVERAGRLTVGADGADIGPITMPSQVDVIRRHIDDAVARGGRAVLGGPDAVAPPYVHPTVLVDVPEESAAVREETFGPTLTINRVRDADEAVARANAVPYGLGGAVFGRRRAASVARRLRSGMASINSTLTFAGMSTLPFGGVGESGFGRIHGEDGLREFGRPKAVTRRRGPSLLPSMTFERTPKDVARLVKAIKVLYGR